The proteins below are encoded in one region of Planifilum fimeticola:
- a CDS encoding ABC transporter ATP-binding protein, which yields MIEVHDLHYRYPGSREAALRGVSFHIKKGEIFGFLGPSGAGKSTLQRILIGLLPDYAGTARVNGVEAKEAGPDFYERIGVAFEFPNFYSRFTALENLSFFSSLYTVETEDPRNLLTKVGLESHSHTRISRFSKGMKTRLNLCRALLNRPLLLFLDEPTSGLDPVNTRIVKEWIREKKAEGTTILITTHNMHVAEELCDRVAFIVNGRIRLIDSPNRLKRIKGRRKIRVEYREGEKLRAIDFDLNGIGANAAFLRLLREREIEAIHTRDVSLEQIFLEITGSVPS from the coding sequence ATGATTGAAGTGCACGACTTGCATTACCGATATCCGGGAAGTCGGGAAGCCGCCCTCCGCGGAGTCAGTTTCCACATAAAAAAAGGGGAAATCTTCGGCTTCCTCGGCCCCTCTGGAGCCGGAAAAAGCACCCTTCAGAGGATCTTGATCGGCCTTCTTCCCGATTATGCCGGCACGGCGAGGGTAAACGGAGTGGAGGCGAAGGAAGCGGGTCCGGACTTTTACGAGCGGATCGGAGTCGCCTTTGAATTCCCCAATTTCTACAGCCGGTTTACGGCGTTGGAAAACCTCTCCTTTTTCTCCTCCCTCTATACGGTAGAAACGGAAGATCCGAGAAACCTCTTAACCAAAGTGGGTCTTGAATCCCACAGCCATACGAGGATCTCCCGCTTTTCCAAGGGGATGAAAACCCGGCTGAACCTGTGCCGCGCCCTGCTCAACCGTCCGCTGCTGCTGTTTCTGGATGAACCCACCTCCGGACTGGATCCGGTAAACACCCGTATCGTGAAGGAGTGGATCCGGGAGAAAAAGGCGGAGGGGACGACCATCCTCATCACCACGCACAACATGCACGTAGCCGAAGAACTCTGCGATCGGGTCGCATTTATCGTAAACGGTCGGATCCGGCTCATTGACTCCCCGAATCGGCTGAAACGGATCAAGGGAAGGAGAAAGATCCGGGTGGAATATCGGGAGGGAGAGAAATTGAGGGCGATTGATTTCGATTTGAACGGAATCGGTGCAAACGCCGCCTTTCTGCGATTGCTGAGGGAAAGGGAAATCGAAGCCATCCATACACGGGATGTGTCCCTCGAGCAGATCTTCCTGGAGATAACCGGGAGCGTTCCGTCATGA
- the thiE gene encoding thiamine phosphate synthase, whose protein sequence is MKEALRYSLYLVMGSQDCRGRDPVRVLDLAIDGGITLFQFREKNSGLTLRETVSLGERLRHLCRERNIPFIVNDRADLALLLDADGLHVGQDDLPVWEARRLIGPHRLLGVSAETVEEAEQALRDGADYLGVGPIYATATKPDAGKPIGTRAIAEMRKRLSSPVPIVGIGGIDVPGVPEVIQAGADGVAVVSAIAGKPDPRQAAKDLLQAVERATDSAAGRESR, encoded by the coding sequence ATGAAGGAGGCTCTCCGCTATTCCCTCTACCTGGTCATGGGAAGCCAGGACTGCCGCGGCCGCGATCCGGTTCGGGTCTTGGATCTGGCCATCGACGGAGGGATCACCCTGTTTCAATTCCGGGAAAAGAATTCCGGCCTCACCCTTCGCGAAACCGTCTCCCTGGGCGAGCGACTGCGCCACCTCTGCCGGGAGCGAAACATTCCCTTCATCGTCAACGACCGCGCCGATCTGGCCCTGCTATTGGATGCGGACGGCCTCCACGTCGGGCAGGACGACCTGCCGGTGTGGGAGGCCCGCCGGTTGATCGGTCCTCACCGCCTGCTGGGAGTTTCTGCGGAAACGGTGGAGGAGGCGGAACAGGCCCTTCGGGATGGTGCCGACTATTTGGGAGTGGGGCCGATTTACGCCACCGCCACCAAGCCCGATGCGGGCAAGCCGATCGGCACCCGCGCCATCGCGGAGATGCGGAAGCGCCTCTCGTCCCCGGTGCCCATCGTGGGTATCGGCGGAATCGATGTCCCGGGGGTCCCCGAAGTGATTCAAGCCGGCGCCGACGGCGTTGCCGTCGTCTCGGCCATCGCCGGAAAACCGGACCCGCGGCAAGCCGCGAAGGACCTGCTGCAGGCCGTGGAGCGGGCGACCGATTCCGCGGCCGGCCGGGAGTCAAGGTGA
- a CDS encoding CBS domain-containing protein, translating into MFIRNCLTPREEIVTVTPDISLQETLDILQKNGLDSVPVVDDKGLFLGITGYRYIFKALLEEGVQNLETLKDYKVSDALYLIDPISVDSDFEDTFPVIVYHPFVPVVDEDGFTFLGIVKISDIEAVLTTTYGHGIPGVRFLLGVLIDVPHEMEQIMECVKPFDVNIITVVTFDAGDAVGRRILLKIEPTPHTENIRKELEKKGFRVLDVKEVKPAEEEENS; encoded by the coding sequence ATGTTCATCCGCAACTGCTTGACGCCCCGGGAAGAGATCGTGACCGTCACCCCCGACATCAGCCTGCAGGAAACCCTTGACATTCTTCAGAAAAACGGCCTGGACTCCGTACCGGTGGTGGACGACAAGGGCCTGTTCCTCGGCATCACCGGGTACCGCTATATCTTCAAGGCGTTGTTGGAAGAAGGCGTGCAGAACCTGGAAACCCTCAAGGACTACAAGGTCTCCGATGCCCTCTACCTGATCGACCCGATTTCCGTCGACAGCGATTTTGAGGACACCTTTCCCGTCATCGTCTATCATCCCTTTGTGCCCGTTGTGGACGAAGACGGCTTCACCTTTTTGGGAATCGTCAAGATCAGCGACATCGAAGCCGTCCTGACCACCACCTACGGTCACGGAATTCCCGGTGTCCGCTTTCTCCTGGGCGTCCTGATCGACGTCCCCCACGAAATGGAGCAGATCATGGAATGCGTCAAGCCCTTCGACGTCAACATCATCACCGTCGTCACCTTCGACGCCGGAGATGCGGTGGGTCGGCGGATCCTGCTGAAAATCGAGCCGACGCCCCACACCGAAAACATCCGGAAAGAGCTGGAGAAGAAGGGCTTCCGCGTCCTGGACGTGAAAGAAGTGAAACCCGCCGAAGAAGAGGAGAATTCCTGA
- a CDS encoding aldo/keto reductase, which produces MAVQHIADAAVLANGVHMPWLGLGVYKAKEGEEVEQAVKAALRIGYRSIDTAAFYGNEEGVGRAVRESGIPREEIFVTTKVWNSDQGYESTLAAFEASLRRLGMEYVDLYLIHWPVKGKYKETWRALEALYMEGKVRAIGVSNFQVHHLEDLMADAEIKPMVNQVEFHPFLTQERLRDFCRKEGIQLEAWSPLMRGEVMNVPEIVELSEKYGKTPAQIVLRWDLQHGVVTIPKSVREARIRENADLFDFELSAEDMAKLDALNRNHRFGPDPDNFNF; this is translated from the coding sequence ATGGCTGTCCAACACATTGCAGATGCGGCGGTGCTGGCCAACGGCGTCCATATGCCGTGGCTGGGGCTTGGCGTATACAAGGCGAAGGAAGGGGAAGAGGTGGAACAGGCGGTGAAGGCGGCGCTTCGGATCGGTTACCGGAGCATCGATACGGCCGCCTTCTACGGCAATGAGGAAGGAGTCGGTCGGGCGGTCCGGGAATCCGGCATTCCTCGCGAAGAAATCTTCGTCACGACCAAGGTCTGGAATTCCGATCAGGGATACGAGTCGACGTTGGCCGCCTTTGAGGCCAGTCTCCGCCGGCTGGGGATGGAGTATGTGGATTTGTATCTGATCCACTGGCCGGTCAAGGGGAAATACAAGGAGACTTGGCGGGCGCTGGAGGCCCTTTACATGGAGGGGAAGGTGAGGGCGATCGGGGTGAGCAACTTCCAGGTCCATCATCTGGAAGACCTGATGGCCGATGCCGAAATCAAGCCGATGGTGAACCAGGTGGAGTTTCATCCGTTCCTGACCCAGGAGAGGCTGCGGGATTTCTGCCGGAAGGAGGGCATTCAGCTGGAGGCCTGGAGTCCGCTGATGCGGGGGGAGGTGATGAACGTGCCGGAGATCGTTGAATTATCGGAGAAATACGGGAAGACGCCGGCCCAGATCGTGCTGCGCTGGGATCTCCAGCACGGCGTCGTCACCATTCCCAAGTCGGTCCGGGAAGCCAGGATTCGGGAAAACGCCGACCTGTTCGACTTCGAGTTGTCGGCGGAGGACATGGCGAAGCTGGACGCTTTGAACCGGAACCACCGCTTCGGCCCGGATCCGGACAATTTCAATTTCTGA
- the galE gene encoding UDP-glucose 4-epimerase GalE encodes MAVLVTGGAGYIGSHTVLELMEQGEEVVVLDNLRTGHAGAVRAPAFYRGEIGDEALLDRVFREREIEAVIHFAACSLVGESGKNPLLYYENNVGGTLRLLKKMVEHGVKHLVFSSTAAVYGEPERTPISETDPTHPTNPYGETKLAIERMLKWCDRAYGVKAVSLRYFNAAGAHPSGELGEDHDPETHLIPIVLQTALGKRECVHVYGNDYPTKDGTCIRDFIHVMDLARAHWLSLEKLRRDGEGGVYNLGNGSGFSVREVIGMAREVTGRPIPEKWAPRRPGDPAILVASAEKARRELGWEPRYSRLEEILETAWNWHRRHPDGFRTESANV; translated from the coding sequence ATGGCGGTCCTCGTGACCGGCGGGGCGGGATATATCGGCAGCCATACGGTGTTGGAACTGATGGAGCAGGGAGAAGAGGTGGTGGTCCTGGACAACCTCCGAACCGGGCACGCGGGTGCGGTACGGGCCCCCGCCTTTTACCGGGGGGAGATCGGGGATGAAGCCTTGCTGGACCGGGTTTTTCGGGAACGGGAGATCGAAGCGGTAATCCATTTTGCCGCCTGCTCCCTGGTGGGGGAGAGCGGCAAAAATCCTCTTCTCTACTATGAGAACAACGTGGGTGGAACCCTTCGCCTGTTAAAAAAGATGGTTGAACACGGTGTGAAGCATCTCGTCTTTTCCTCGACGGCGGCGGTGTACGGCGAGCCGGAGAGGACTCCCATTTCGGAGACGGATCCGACCCATCCCACCAATCCTTACGGGGAGACCAAACTGGCCATCGAGAGGATGCTGAAGTGGTGCGATCGCGCCTACGGAGTGAAGGCCGTTTCCCTTCGCTATTTCAACGCCGCCGGCGCCCATCCCTCGGGAGAACTGGGCGAGGATCACGATCCGGAGACCCACCTGATTCCCATCGTGTTGCAAACGGCGTTGGGAAAGCGGGAATGCGTCCATGTGTACGGGAATGATTATCCCACAAAGGACGGGACCTGCATCCGGGATTTCATTCATGTGATGGATCTGGCCCGGGCCCACTGGTTATCCCTCGAGAAGTTGCGCCGGGACGGAGAGGGTGGGGTTTACAATCTGGGCAACGGGTCGGGATTTTCCGTCCGCGAAGTGATCGGGATGGCCCGTGAGGTGACCGGCCGCCCCATTCCTGAGAAATGGGCCCCCCGACGTCCGGGGGATCCGGCGATTCTGGTGGCTTCCGCCGAGAAGGCACGGCGGGAGCTGGGCTGGGAGCCCCGATATTCCCGGCTGGAGGAGATTCTGGAGACGGCCTGGAATTGGCACCGCCGCCACCCCGATGGATTCCGGACGGAGTCGGCGAATGTATAA
- a CDS encoding TetR/AcrR family transcriptional regulator, which produces MGGRFSDREKERIRKQLLKTGKEMFSVFGLKKTNIRDLTKAVGIAQGTFYHFFPSKEALFFEILEHEEEDVRRNLFADTEGAMTETGLRRFLEKSLSIIETHPIFSQMFDEEVREQLVRKLPPERLEKHRGADVEVFLPLIRRWQKQGGMPDLEPELIISVIRSLILLSLQKKLIGEELYEKTMHLMIRFVAKGLMNAGEDKHD; this is translated from the coding sequence ATGGGCGGCCGATTTTCCGATCGCGAGAAGGAACGGATCCGAAAGCAACTGCTGAAAACGGGAAAGGAGATGTTTTCCGTTTTCGGTTTGAAGAAGACGAACATTCGGGACCTGACGAAAGCCGTGGGAATCGCCCAGGGCACGTTCTATCATTTTTTCCCGTCCAAAGAAGCGCTTTTCTTCGAAATACTGGAGCATGAAGAAGAAGACGTGAGGAGAAACTTGTTCGCGGATACCGAGGGAGCGATGACCGAGACCGGTCTCCGGCGGTTTCTGGAGAAATCCTTGTCAATCATCGAAACCCATCCGATCTTCAGTCAAATGTTTGACGAAGAAGTGCGGGAACAATTGGTGCGGAAGCTTCCTCCCGAGCGGCTGGAAAAACACCGCGGAGCGGATGTGGAGGTGTTTTTGCCCCTGATCCGTCGGTGGCAGAAACAAGGGGGAATGCCCGATCTGGAGCCTGAATTGATCATCAGTGTCATTCGTTCCCTGATTCTCCTGTCGCTCCAGAAAAAACTGATCGGTGAAGAACTCTACGAAAAGACCATGCATCTCATGATTCGATTCGTGGCCAAAGGATTGATGAATGCGGGGGAAGACAAGCATGATTGA
- a CDS encoding Hsp20/alpha crystallin family protein — MKEHPVFWPFDRFWTEVEQLIRRSRMPLQGPMIGVRVTETDREVIAVVEIPGLYRRHDLDVRVAENRLMVRGGTGSETRKGGESRPSLLQRSETYFFVAHPLPAPVDASRMKTELKENTLIVRIPKRKNAY; from the coding sequence TTGAAGGAGCATCCCGTTTTTTGGCCGTTTGACCGGTTTTGGACCGAGGTGGAACAGCTGATCCGGAGAAGCAGGATGCCGTTGCAGGGGCCGATGATCGGTGTCCGGGTGACGGAAACCGATCGGGAAGTGATCGCGGTGGTGGAAATTCCCGGTTTGTACAGGCGTCATGATTTGGATGTTCGCGTGGCGGAAAACCGGTTGATGGTCCGCGGGGGGACAGGATCCGAAACGAGGAAGGGCGGAGAAAGCCGTCCCTCCTTGCTCCAGCGGTCGGAGACGTACTTCTTCGTGGCTCATCCCCTTCCGGCACCCGTCGATGCTTCCCGGATGAAGACGGAGTTGAAGGAAAACACGTTGATCGTTCGCATTCCGAAGCGGAAAAACGCATATTGA
- a CDS encoding SLC13 family permease, which yields MVRTTWSHLWKWHHQAIDLLRFSVGMDARNEKKEGGEGEASRSNGSPPFYTRRQQVGLILGPLLFIVTLFILSPQGMSYEAQAVLASTLWIATWWITEAIPIPATSLLPIVLFPLTGALASGDTTAAYGDPTIFLFMGGFMLALAMERWNLHKRIALNIISLVGTSTERIILGTMVATGFLSMWISNSATAMMMMPIGLAIIYQIAESLKEDPSVDTSPGKFNFGKSLMLGIAYSASIGGIGTLIGTPPNAILAATVRKMFGVEISFAQWMLFAVPMVVLLLALTWFYLVKVAFPMNLKNIPGGREVIQAEKQALGPLTGEERWVGIVFFLAAVAWIFRVPLEKVIPGINDTLIAIGAALVLFVIPSTNKPGERILNWETAKNLPWGILLLFGGGLAIAEGFTSTGLDQWIGKQLTLLEGVGFALTLVLTITLVIFLTEITSNTATATMMYPIMASFAAALSVHPYGLMIAAGVAASCAYMLPVATPPNAVVFGSGYIRIEDMARAGFWLNLISIAVIFVAIYFYLPPVWGIDLLSPLK from the coding sequence ATGGTAAGAACGACTTGGTCTCACCTGTGGAAATGGCACCATCAGGCCATTGACCTGCTCCGCTTCTCCGTCGGAATGGATGCCCGGAACGAGAAAAAGGAAGGTGGCGAAGGGGAAGCATCCCGCTCAAACGGTTCCCCTCCGTTCTACACCCGCCGTCAGCAGGTGGGACTGATTCTCGGACCGTTGCTGTTCATCGTGACCTTGTTTATTCTTTCGCCCCAGGGCATGTCCTACGAGGCGCAAGCCGTATTGGCCTCGACGCTGTGGATCGCCACCTGGTGGATCACGGAAGCGATTCCGATCCCGGCGACCTCCCTCCTGCCGATCGTGTTGTTCCCCTTGACCGGAGCCTTGGCATCCGGAGACACGACGGCTGCCTACGGCGACCCCACGATCTTTCTCTTCATGGGCGGCTTCATGCTCGCGCTGGCCATGGAGCGGTGGAATCTGCACAAGCGGATCGCGCTGAACATCATCTCCCTGGTCGGAACCAGCACGGAACGGATCATTCTGGGGACGATGGTGGCCACCGGATTTCTTTCCATGTGGATCTCCAACTCCGCTACAGCGATGATGATGATGCCGATCGGACTGGCCATCATCTATCAGATCGCGGAGTCGCTGAAGGAAGATCCCTCCGTGGACACCTCGCCGGGTAAGTTCAATTTCGGGAAATCCCTGATGCTGGGGATCGCCTACTCGGCATCCATCGGAGGCATCGGCACCCTGATCGGAACTCCTCCCAACGCCATTTTGGCGGCAACCGTCCGGAAAATGTTCGGCGTTGAAATCTCCTTTGCCCAGTGGATGCTGTTTGCCGTGCCGATGGTCGTCCTCCTGCTGGCACTGACTTGGTTTTATCTGGTGAAAGTGGCCTTTCCGATGAATCTGAAGAACATTCCCGGAGGACGCGAAGTGATCCAGGCGGAGAAACAGGCGCTCGGCCCCCTCACCGGGGAAGAAAGATGGGTCGGAATCGTGTTTTTTTTGGCGGCGGTCGCTTGGATTTTCCGTGTCCCGCTGGAAAAGGTGATTCCCGGGATCAACGACACCCTCATCGCCATCGGGGCTGCCCTCGTTCTCTTTGTCATCCCCTCCACCAACAAGCCGGGAGAACGGATCCTCAACTGGGAGACCGCGAAAAACCTGCCCTGGGGCATTCTCCTGCTCTTCGGCGGCGGCCTGGCGATCGCGGAAGGCTTTACCAGCACGGGATTGGATCAGTGGATCGGGAAACAGCTCACCCTGTTGGAGGGCGTCGGCTTTGCCCTCACCTTGGTGCTGACGATCACCCTGGTCATTTTCCTGACGGAGATCACTTCCAATACCGCCACCGCCACGATGATGTATCCGATCATGGCCTCCTTCGCCGCGGCCCTCAGCGTTCACCCCTACGGATTGATGATCGCCGCCGGGGTGGCCGCCTCCTGCGCCTATATGCTGCCGGTGGCAACGCCGCCCAACGCGGTCGTGTTCGGCTCCGGATATATTCGGATCGAGGACATGGCGCGGGCCGGTTTCTGGCTGAACCTGATCTCCATCGCGGTGATTTTTGTCGCCATCTATTTCTACCTGCCGCCGGTTTGGGGAATCGATCTGTTGTCTCCCCTGAAATAA
- a CDS encoding aldo/keto reductase, with amino-acid sequence MKYRNIPGIDIPISEVGFGVWSVATPWWGVRDDALGKRLLRTAYEEYGITFFDTGDVYGQGKGETLLADALEGLRDKVVIATKFGYDIYAKRGDRHGGHSELPQYWDPDFIRKACEESLRRLKTDTIDLYQMHNARMEVIQSDVVLETLERLKEEGKIRTYGVALGPDIGWRDEGLAAIDRKMDMVQIINNLLEQDPARDLIRAAEEKDVSLVARVPHASGLLDGTYDPDKHFDKTDHRNHRPIKWMQAGIEAVRKLRFLYEGTDRTIGQAAILFNLATPAIKSVLPNITSEENLREFAQAPDKTPLSEEEMRRIEELWTSELAEKLKQPFSNSKVKPTPVAK; translated from the coding sequence ATGAAATACCGAAACATTCCCGGAATTGACATCCCCATCTCCGAAGTGGGCTTCGGAGTTTGGTCCGTCGCCACCCCCTGGTGGGGCGTCCGGGACGACGCATTGGGTAAACGCCTGCTGCGCACCGCCTACGAAGAGTACGGGATCACCTTCTTCGACACCGGTGATGTGTACGGTCAAGGGAAAGGGGAAACCCTGCTGGCCGATGCGCTGGAAGGCCTTCGGGACAAGGTGGTCATCGCCACCAAATTCGGCTACGACATCTATGCCAAGCGGGGCGACCGTCACGGCGGCCACTCCGAACTGCCCCAGTACTGGGATCCGGATTTCATCCGGAAGGCGTGTGAAGAAAGCCTCAGACGCCTGAAGACGGACACCATCGACCTTTACCAGATGCACAACGCCCGGATGGAAGTCATCCAGAGCGACGTCGTCCTGGAAACCCTGGAACGGCTGAAGGAAGAAGGGAAAATCCGCACCTACGGCGTCGCCCTCGGTCCGGATATCGGCTGGCGCGATGAGGGCCTTGCGGCCATCGACCGGAAGATGGACATGGTCCAGATCATCAACAACCTGCTGGAGCAGGATCCGGCCCGGGATCTGATCCGTGCCGCCGAGGAGAAGGACGTCTCCCTGGTCGCCCGCGTCCCCCACGCTTCCGGCCTGTTGGACGGAACCTACGATCCGGACAAACATTTCGATAAGACGGACCACCGGAACCATCGTCCGATCAAATGGATGCAGGCGGGGATCGAAGCGGTCCGCAAGCTTCGCTTCCTGTACGAGGGAACCGACCGGACCATCGGGCAGGCGGCCATCCTCTTCAACCTGGCCACCCCGGCGATCAAATCGGTGCTTCCCAACATCACCAGCGAAGAAAACCTCCGGGAATTCGCCCAGGCGCCGGACAAGACTCCCTTGTCGGAGGAAGAAATGCGCCGAATCGAAGAGCTGTGGACAAGCGAACTGGCGGAGAAGTTGAAACAGCCCTTCTCCAACAGCAAAGTGAAACCCACCCCCGTCGCCAAGTAA
- the thiD gene encoding bifunctional hydroxymethylpyrimidine kinase/phosphomethylpyrimidine kinase, protein MKIARALTIAGSDSGGGAGIQADLKTFQELDVFGMSALTAITAQNTKEVTGIYELPPEAVAKQIDAVVTDIGVDAAKTGMISSIPILEIIAAKVKEHRIHHLVIDPVMISKSGAALLKEEARHALKRLLIPLAEVVTPNLPETEVLTGITPDTEEKRKEAARRIVEMGARSVVIKGGHLRGEKAVDLFFDGETFEYLTAPRIKTRHTHGTGCTFSAALTAELAKGRPLPEAVRTAKEYITAAIRHPLELGGGHGPVNHWAHRREEEKG, encoded by the coding sequence GTGAAAATTGCCAGGGCGCTGACCATCGCAGGGTCCGACAGCGGTGGAGGCGCAGGGATTCAGGCCGATCTGAAAACGTTTCAGGAGTTGGACGTGTTCGGCATGAGCGCCCTGACGGCCATCACCGCTCAAAACACGAAGGAAGTCACCGGAATTTACGAACTGCCGCCGGAGGCCGTCGCCAAACAGATCGACGCGGTGGTGACGGACATCGGTGTGGATGCGGCCAAGACCGGGATGATCTCCAGCATCCCCATCCTGGAAATCATCGCCGCCAAGGTGAAGGAACACCGCATTCATCATCTGGTAATCGATCCGGTGATGATTTCCAAGAGCGGAGCTGCCCTATTGAAGGAAGAAGCCCGCCATGCCCTCAAGCGGTTGCTGATTCCGCTCGCGGAGGTGGTGACCCCCAACCTACCCGAAACCGAAGTGTTGACGGGCATCACCCCCGACACCGAAGAAAAGCGCAAGGAAGCCGCCCGCCGGATTGTGGAGATGGGAGCCCGCTCCGTCGTCATCAAGGGGGGGCACCTCCGCGGCGAAAAGGCCGTCGATCTGTTCTTTGACGGGGAAACCTTTGAATATCTCACCGCTCCGCGCATCAAAACCCGACACACCCACGGCACGGGCTGCACCTTCTCCGCCGCTCTGACCGCAGAACTGGCCAAGGGCCGACCGCTTCCCGAAGCGGTGCGGACGGCGAAGGAATACATCACCGCCGCCATCCGCCACCCCTTGGAATTGGGCGGAGGTCACGGACCCGTCAATCATTGGGCCCACCGCCGGGAGGAGGAGAAGGGATGA
- a CDS encoding ABC transporter permease, giving the protein MKRVWLALKQDVRFQYRHGFYLAYLFVTLFYVVLLSFLPDSSKPTMATMVILSDPSFLGYFFIGGIILLEKEQGIIESLMVTPLRLRDYLLAKAFSLPFLSVMTVLAIYTAVFGLLRLSAWFLLGIWWTSVFFTLFGLGVAIRCRTMGGYFLVSSPAAMIFLPPVLEHLNIHDMPLDFLFPTGASLRLIETPFRPLEFDEGLVQLGILTGWSVLAYLWAKRSVHKKIAGKKEDG; this is encoded by the coding sequence ATGAAAAGGGTGTGGCTTGCTCTGAAACAGGATGTTCGTTTTCAATACCGACACGGTTTTTACCTGGCTTACCTGTTTGTCACCCTCTTTTATGTGGTTTTGCTTTCCTTTCTGCCGGATTCGTCGAAACCGACGATGGCGACAATGGTGATTCTCTCCGACCCGAGCTTTCTGGGATATTTCTTCATCGGTGGCATCATCCTGCTGGAAAAAGAACAAGGCATCATTGAAAGTTTGATGGTAACCCCCCTCCGGCTGAGGGACTACCTCTTGGCCAAGGCGTTCTCTCTTCCCTTTCTTTCCGTGATGACCGTCCTGGCGATCTATACGGCTGTCTTTGGGCTCCTCCGGTTGTCCGCATGGTTTCTTCTTGGAATATGGTGGACTTCCGTCTTTTTCACTCTCTTCGGTCTCGGCGTGGCGATCCGCTGTCGGACAATGGGCGGATATTTTCTGGTATCGAGCCCGGCAGCCATGATCTTTTTGCCTCCCGTTCTGGAGCATTTGAATATTCACGACATGCCGCTCGATTTCCTGTTTCCCACCGGTGCATCACTGCGTCTGATCGAAACTCCCTTCCGCCCGTTGGAATTTGATGAAGGACTTGTTCAGCTGGGCATTCTGACGGGATGGTCGGTGCTGGCTTACCTCTGGGCAAAACGGTCCGTTCATAAAAAGATAGCGGGAAAGAAGGAAGACGGATGA
- a CDS encoding galactokinase produces the protein MKSVEGLEREFVRLYGAEPERVFFAPGRVNLIGEHTDYNGGHVFPAALTFGTLVAVRTRKDGRFRLASLQFANRVEVGEGDVVYRKEDGWANFPKGVLHQFLERGVQLPGCDMLFDGDVPLGAGLSSSASIELAAATAVSAVSGLSWPMTRLVRLAQQAENEFVGVKCGIMDQFASGMGKEDHAILLHCDTLKYRHVPLRWGDYRLVIVHTNKSRGLAGSKYNERRQECEAGLRELRREFPGLTSLGDVRPEEWERVQGRVSSERLRRRIRHVVTENNRVLRSAEALESGDLLAFGRLMRESHLSLQRDYEVTGPELDALFEEANRVEGCIGARMTGAGFGGCTVNLVHRDALENFRSRVEEGYRRRTGLTPLFYHPGIGDGAREIHRGGESWRSS, from the coding sequence ATGAAAAGCGTCGAGGGGCTGGAACGGGAATTTGTCCGCCTTTACGGCGCCGAGCCCGAACGGGTGTTTTTCGCCCCGGGGAGGGTGAATCTCATCGGGGAACACACCGACTACAACGGCGGGCACGTGTTTCCCGCCGCCCTCACCTTCGGAACCCTTGTGGCGGTTCGAACCCGGAAGGACGGCCGTTTCCGCCTGGCCTCTCTCCAATTTGCGAACCGGGTGGAGGTAGGGGAAGGGGACGTGGTTTATCGAAAGGAGGACGGATGGGCCAATTTCCCCAAAGGGGTGCTGCACCAGTTTCTTGAACGGGGAGTTCAGCTTCCCGGTTGCGACATGCTGTTCGACGGGGATGTCCCCCTGGGAGCGGGCCTCTCCTCTTCCGCCTCCATCGAGCTGGCTGCGGCGACGGCCGTTTCCGCCGTGAGCGGCCTCTCCTGGCCGATGACCCGTCTGGTTCGGCTGGCCCAGCAGGCGGAAAACGAATTTGTCGGAGTCAAGTGCGGGATCATGGACCAGTTCGCCTCCGGCATGGGGAAGGAGGACCACGCCATTCTTCTTCATTGCGACACGCTCAAGTACCGACATGTCCCCCTCCGCTGGGGGGATTATCGCCTTGTCATCGTTCACACCAACAAGTCTCGGGGGTTGGCCGGATCGAAATACAACGAGCGCCGGCAGGAGTGTGAAGCCGGACTGCGGGAACTGAGGCGGGAGTTTCCCGGTTTGACGTCCCTGGGAGATGTGCGTCCGGAAGAATGGGAACGGGTGCAGGGCCGGGTCTCGTCCGAGCGGTTGCGGCGGCGGATCCGGCACGTGGTGACGGAAAACAACCGGGTGCTCCGCTCCGCGGAAGCCCTCGAGTCGGGGGATCTGCTGGCTTTTGGTCGGTTGATGAGGGAGTCCCATCTCTCCCTCCAGAGGGATTACGAGGTGACCGGCCCGGAGCTGGACGCCCTTTTTGAAGAGGCAAACCGGGTGGAGGGATGCATCGGGGCGCGGATGACAGGAGCCGGGTTTGGCGGCTGCACGGTGAACCTGGTGCACCGGGATGCGCTGGAGAATTTCCGGTCACGCGTGGAGGAAGGATATCGCCGGCGAACCGGATTGACGCCTCTCTTCTATCATCCGGGAATCGGCGACGGAGCGAGAGAGATTCACAGGGGGGGAGAGTCATGGCGGTCCTCGTGA